A stretch of Acidovorax sp. RAC01 DNA encodes these proteins:
- a CDS encoding translation initiation factor Sui1, translating to MKSLADLGGLVYSTEAGRMCPGCRQPVAQCTCKQARPVPAGDGIVRVSRETKGRGGKAVTLVKGVPLAGEALEQLGKQLKAACGSGGTVKDGVIEVQGDHVERVMAALQKLGHKVKRAGG from the coding sequence ATGAAGTCGCTGGCCGACCTGGGCGGGCTGGTCTACTCGACCGAGGCCGGCCGCATGTGCCCCGGCTGCCGCCAGCCGGTGGCGCAGTGCACCTGCAAGCAGGCCCGGCCCGTGCCTGCGGGTGACGGCATCGTGCGGGTGTCGCGCGAAACCAAGGGCCGGGGCGGCAAGGCCGTGACGCTGGTCAAGGGGGTGCCGCTGGCAGGCGAGGCGCTGGAGCAACTGGGCAAACAGCTCAAGGCCGCCTGCGGAAGCGGCGGCACCGTGAAAGACGGTGTGATCGAAGTGCAGGGCGACCATGTGGAGCGCGTGATGGCCGCTCTGCAAAAGCTGGGCCACAAGGTCAAGCGGGCGGGCGGCTGA
- the ytfE gene encoding iron-sulfur cluster repair protein YtfE produces MNARVDHLEAASAHPVPLSADQQIGQIAVQLPGATAVFRRLKLDFCCGGQVSLSKAAADKGLDAAAVLAELAALQRSDTVPEAASPSALIDHILARYHEVHRQQLPELIRMARRVEAVHRDNPQVPVGLADHLETMHEELLSHMLKEEQVLFPMLKNGGNPFVGQPIGMMRAEHIDHGEALDRLNALTHDATPPQGACNTWRALYAGIAQLGDDLVNHIHLENNVLFPAFEASASPSSQGCGPSGCACSGGGTLQA; encoded by the coding sequence ATGAACGCCCGCGTTGACCACCTGGAAGCTGCCTCTGCCCACCCCGTCCCGCTCAGTGCCGACCAGCAGATCGGCCAGATTGCGGTGCAACTGCCCGGCGCCACGGCGGTGTTCCGGCGGCTCAAGCTCGACTTCTGCTGCGGCGGCCAGGTCAGCCTGTCCAAGGCAGCTGCCGACAAGGGGCTGGATGCCGCCGCCGTGCTGGCTGAGCTGGCCGCCCTGCAGCGCAGTGACACTGTGCCCGAAGCCGCCTCGCCCAGCGCGCTCATCGACCACATCCTGGCGCGCTACCACGAGGTGCACCGCCAGCAGCTGCCCGAGCTGATCCGCATGGCCCGCCGCGTGGAAGCCGTGCACCGCGACAACCCGCAGGTGCCCGTGGGCCTGGCCGACCACCTCGAAACCATGCACGAGGAGCTGCTCTCGCACATGCTCAAGGAAGAACAGGTGCTCTTCCCCATGCTCAAGAACGGCGGCAACCCCTTTGTGGGCCAGCCCATCGGCATGATGCGCGCCGAACACATCGACCACGGCGAAGCGCTCGACCGGCTCAACGCCCTCACCCACGACGCCACGCCCCCGCAAGGCGCGTGCAACACCTGGCGCGCCTTGTATGCAGGCATTGCCCAGCTCGGCGATGACCTCGTCAACCACATCCACCTCGAAAACAACGTGCTGTTCCCGGCGTTTGAAGCCAGCGCATCGCCCTCGTCGCAAGGTTGTGGTCCATCAGGCTGCGCATGCAGCGGCGGGGGCACACTGCAGGCATGA
- a CDS encoding GNAT family N-acetyltransferase — translation MPTPHFVHIGTDHHGAAHDSLVRLDAEYLAWVRSELAKRFPTLATDGGALPRPGGDAEMLKALYTSHPPGNVLYLIEIDGDAAGMCGLRGLGRDTAEIKRLYVRPAYRGMRLGSSALRRLVADACQRGYARVCLDTADFMTAAHRLYEAHGFTDCAAYEGTEVPAALHRQWRFMQRAITMPCP, via the coding sequence ATGCCCACACCGCACTTCGTTCATATCGGCACCGACCACCACGGCGCCGCCCACGATTCGCTGGTTCGCCTCGACGCTGAATACCTGGCCTGGGTCCGCAGCGAGTTGGCCAAGCGCTTTCCCACCCTTGCCACCGATGGGGGCGCACTGCCGCGCCCCGGGGGCGACGCGGAGATGCTCAAGGCGCTGTACACCAGCCACCCGCCGGGCAATGTGCTGTACCTGATCGAGATCGATGGCGACGCCGCAGGCATGTGCGGGCTGCGCGGCCTGGGCCGCGATACCGCCGAGATCAAGCGCCTGTATGTTCGCCCTGCTTACCGGGGAATGCGACTGGGGTCGTCGGCACTTCGCAGGCTTGTTGCAGATGCCTGCCAGCGGGGCTACGCCCGCGTCTGCCTGGATACCGCCGATTTCATGACCGCCGCACACCGCCTGTACGAAGCCCACGGCTTTACCGACTGTGCAGCGTACGAAGGCACCGAGGTGCCTGCTGCCCTGCACCGCCAATGGCGCTTCATGCAGCGCGCCATCACCATGCCCTGCCCATGA
- a CDS encoding LiaI-LiaF-like domain-containing protein: protein MKGNIAAIVLVVLGVFFLLTNLGLISISLRELLRVWWPVALIAVGLALFFTPGDKKK from the coding sequence ATGAAGGGAAACATCGCGGCGATTGTGCTGGTCGTGCTGGGCGTGTTTTTTCTGCTGACCAATCTGGGGCTCATCAGCATCAGCTTGCGCGAACTGCTGCGCGTGTGGTGGCCGGTGGCACTGATTGCGGTGGGCCTGGCACTGTTCTTCACGCCTGGCGACAAGAAAAAATAG
- a CDS encoding DUF6172 family protein has translation MRKIFPLRIEGKNPDRILDAVKNEIRKYIRRERRRDLPEGADFWDFDCRFGTTRDDAQVAHLAQLTGLINAVAAEGGTQLYVEILAKPGKRQPRPAGERGAVDADADADAANLGDDEIA, from the coding sequence ATGAGAAAAATTTTCCCCCTGCGCATTGAAGGCAAGAATCCGGACCGCATCCTGGACGCCGTCAAGAACGAAATCCGCAAATACATTCGCCGTGAACGCCGCCGCGACCTGCCCGAAGGCGCCGACTTCTGGGACTTTGACTGCCGTTTCGGCACAACCCGCGACGACGCCCAGGTGGCCCACCTGGCGCAGCTGACCGGCCTGATCAACGCCGTGGCGGCGGAAGGCGGCACCCAGCTGTATGTGGAGATTCTGGCCAAGCCGGGCAAGCGCCAGCCGCGACCGGCAGGCGAGCGTGGTGCGGTTGATGCTGATGCTGATGCTGATGCGGCCAACCTGGGCGACGACGAGATCGCCTGA
- a CDS encoding DUF2721 domain-containing protein produces MALNFDSSVITHGIQLAVAPVFLLTAVSGMIGAVAGRLARIIDRARVVEDRARTDTDPERLARAYRELGDLQKRGRLANGCIGLLTVCAFLIGITIILLFLGETAGLPSNRFAVGGFLAGVVSFLLALLCFMTETLLATRLLNFPMLQTEAGGSR; encoded by the coding sequence ATGGCTCTCAACTTTGATTCATCCGTGATCACCCACGGCATCCAGCTGGCCGTTGCGCCCGTGTTCTTGCTGACCGCGGTGTCGGGAATGATCGGCGCGGTGGCAGGGCGCCTGGCGCGGATCATCGACCGGGCGCGCGTGGTCGAGGACCGGGCCCGCACCGATACCGACCCCGAGCGCCTGGCCCGCGCCTACCGCGAGCTGGGCGATCTGCAAAAGCGCGGGCGGCTTGCCAACGGCTGCATCGGGCTGCTCACGGTGTGCGCGTTTCTGATTGGCATCACCATCATCCTGCTGTTCCTGGGCGAGACCGCGGGCCTTCCGTCCAACCGGTTTGCGGTGGGCGGCTTTCTGGCGGGGGTGGTGTCGTTTCTGCTGGCCTTGCTGTGCTTCATGACCGAAACGCTGCTGGCCACGCGCCTGCTCAACTTCCCCATGCTGCAGACCGAAGCCGGGGGCTCCCGATGA
- a CDS encoding DUF3820 family protein — protein MDPDMLQRLVTQPMPYGKYKGTVLADLPGNYLNWFAREGFPKGELGQLLALMHEIDHNGLSELLRPLRRGTAVDT, from the coding sequence ATCGACCCGGACATGCTGCAGCGCCTGGTCACCCAGCCAATGCCCTATGGCAAGTACAAGGGCACGGTGCTGGCAGACCTGCCCGGCAATTACCTGAACTGGTTTGCGCGCGAGGGGTTTCCCAAAGGCGAGCTGGGCCAGTTGCTGGCGCTGATGCACGAGATCGATCACAACGGCTTGTCGGAGCTGCTCAGGCCGTTGCGCCGGGGCACCGCTGTCGACACCTGA
- a CDS encoding LysR family transcriptional regulator, whose product MDKLSGMCAFVKTAELGSFVAAGRALEVSASAVGKSVARLEQEVGVRLLQRSTRRIQLTAEGQLFHERCRRILDDLDDAQAMLSLSREVPRGRLRVSAPIVGYHFLIPLVPEFLARYPEVELDISFSDRAVDLIDEGIDVAIRSGDLRDSRLVSRPLQRFRLLLCAAPDYLARHGTPVAIRDLEQHACVRFRHPDSGKLLDWPWHEAAASAEPHLRTVLACNNIEAVLGATLRGLGIACLPDFLVREALADGLLVSVLEQEMGPSRQFSALWPSSRHLSPKVRVLVDHLGARLSGQT is encoded by the coding sequence ATGGACAAGCTCAGCGGCATGTGTGCCTTTGTCAAAACGGCGGAACTTGGCAGCTTCGTTGCGGCAGGAAGGGCACTGGAGGTCTCGGCGTCTGCCGTAGGCAAGAGCGTGGCGCGGCTGGAGCAGGAGGTGGGCGTGCGGCTCTTGCAGCGCAGCACCCGGCGCATCCAGCTGACGGCAGAGGGGCAGCTGTTTCACGAGCGCTGCCGACGCATCCTGGATGACCTGGATGATGCGCAGGCCATGCTGTCCCTGTCGCGCGAGGTCCCCCGCGGAAGGCTCCGGGTGAGCGCTCCCATTGTGGGCTACCACTTCCTGATTCCCCTGGTGCCCGAGTTCCTGGCGCGCTACCCGGAGGTGGAGCTGGACATCAGCTTCAGTGACCGTGCGGTGGATCTGATCGACGAGGGCATTGACGTGGCCATCCGCAGCGGCGACCTGCGCGATTCCCGCTTGGTCTCTCGCCCATTGCAAAGGTTTCGGCTCCTGCTGTGCGCTGCCCCCGACTACCTAGCACGCCATGGCACCCCTGTGGCCATTCGCGATCTGGAGCAGCACGCCTGCGTGCGGTTTCGCCACCCGGACTCGGGCAAGCTGCTCGACTGGCCCTGGCATGAGGCAGCGGCCAGTGCTGAGCCGCATTTGCGCACCGTGCTTGCGTGCAACAACATCGAGGCCGTACTGGGTGCCACGCTGCGTGGGCTGGGCATTGCCTGCCTGCCCGATTTTCTGGTGCGTGAGGCCCTCGCCGATGGCCTCCTGGTCAGTGTTCTGGAGCAGGAGATGGGCCCGAGCCGCCAGTTCAGTGCGCTGTGGCCGTCCAGCAGGCATTTGTCGCCCAAGGTACGCGTGCTGGTGGACCACCTCGGCGCGCGGCTGTCCGGCCAGACATAA
- a CDS encoding RrF2 family transcriptional regulator translates to MRLTQWTDYTLRVLMYCAATEGREQPVTITEVAEGYGISRSHLMKIVQQLAAQGLLETTRGRGGGMRLMLPASTINIGAVVRATETDFNLVECFDPGTNQCRLSSHCRLKGVLWQAMQAYLAVLDGVTLQDLIAPAAAGGGAARSLLPTVALPQRGGAMRRGSLVAGLPSRTENTD, encoded by the coding sequence ATGCGCCTGACCCAATGGACCGACTACACGCTGCGCGTGCTCATGTACTGCGCCGCCACCGAGGGCCGCGAGCAGCCGGTGACCATCACCGAGGTGGCCGAGGGCTACGGCATCTCGCGCAGCCACCTGATGAAAATCGTGCAGCAGCTGGCCGCCCAGGGCTTGCTGGAGACCACGCGCGGCCGGGGCGGCGGCATGCGGCTGATGTTGCCCGCATCGACCATCAACATTGGCGCCGTGGTGCGTGCCACCGAGACCGACTTCAACCTGGTGGAATGTTTTGATCCCGGCACCAACCAGTGCCGCCTGAGCAGCCACTGCCGCCTCAAGGGCGTGTTGTGGCAGGCGATGCAGGCCTATCTGGCGGTGCTCGACGGTGTGACGCTGCAGGACCTGATAGCCCCGGCCGCTGCGGGTGGCGGTGCTGCGCGCTCCCTGCTGCCCACCGTGGCACTGCCCCAGCGCGGGGGCGCCATGCGCAGGGGATCCCTGGTGGCAGGGTTGCCATCCAGAACCGAAAATACAGATTAA
- a CDS encoding group III truncated hemoglobin gives MNRQLPTSDGPGGHAPPSVESITQLVHGFYGDVRQDPLLGPVFEEALHGQWDAHLKRLVDFWSTVALGSRSFKGDVFGKHMVLQGVTPAHFAAWVGLWQLHTNRLFAPEVAHGLQVAAHGIARNLFRGYFGGEPAFAAPRHAHNARDDAAQ, from the coding sequence ATGAACCGGCAACTGCCCACCTCCGACGGCCCCGGCGGCCACGCCCCACCCAGCGTGGAGAGCATCACGCAGCTGGTGCATGGTTTTTATGGCGATGTGCGCCAGGACCCGCTGCTGGGGCCCGTGTTTGAAGAGGCCCTGCACGGCCAGTGGGACGCCCACCTGAAGCGGCTGGTGGACTTCTGGAGCACCGTGGCCCTGGGCTCGCGCAGCTTCAAGGGCGACGTGTTTGGCAAACACATGGTGCTGCAGGGGGTGACGCCCGCGCACTTTGCTGCCTGGGTGGGGCTGTGGCAATTACATACCAACCGCCTCTTCGCCCCCGAGGTGGCGCACGGCCTGCAGGTGGCAGCCCACGGCATTGCACGCAACCTTTTCAGGGGCTATTTCGGCGGCGAGCCAGCGTTTGCAGCGCCGCGGCACGCGCACAACGCACGCGACGACGCCGCGCAGTGA
- a CDS encoding sensor domain-containing diguanylate cyclase, producing the protein MHPDLALLQRLPAAVLITQDGAIRYANPASVALLEADSERALIGRPSADFVHPLDKSRSTKRIQEVVGPEQAGRPNRSAEFRICTSRGNLRMVLISSVGIEWEGAPAVMMCGMDMTHQSEIQDQLRESEQNFRRLFNSMQDVYYRTDAQGVVQHVGPGVRRVLGYEPHEIEGRTAESYYPHSSDRDAFKAAILEKGEVSDFPGQMVRRDGVVIDISISSHALYDQSGNFAGVEGVYRDVTQRKNLERELQRLATTDMLTGIANRRAFLEGAEAMYARCLSQNAPFVLLMLDVDHFKSVNDRFGHLEGDRTLAAFAQAVRAQLRHGDLLGRLGGEEFGAMLPDTDVHGGTEVASRILQAIRDLQMADLLGNGYGITVSVGLGTAHPSDRSLRDTMDRVDQALYTAKRRGRDQLVMFEPL; encoded by the coding sequence ATGCACCCCGATCTGGCCCTGTTGCAGCGTCTTCCCGCGGCGGTACTCATCACGCAGGATGGCGCCATCCGCTACGCCAACCCCGCAAGCGTGGCCCTGCTGGAGGCCGACAGCGAGCGGGCGCTGATCGGCCGCCCCTCGGCCGATTTCGTGCACCCGCTGGACAAGTCGCGCTCCACCAAACGCATCCAGGAAGTGGTGGGCCCCGAGCAGGCAGGCCGCCCCAACCGGTCGGCCGAGTTCCGCATCTGCACCTCGCGCGGCAACCTGCGCATGGTGCTCATCTCCAGCGTGGGCATCGAATGGGAAGGCGCCCCGGCCGTGATGATGTGCGGCATGGACATGACGCACCAGAGCGAAATCCAGGACCAGCTGCGCGAGAGCGAGCAGAACTTCCGGCGCCTGTTCAACAGCATGCAGGACGTGTACTACCGCACCGATGCCCAGGGCGTGGTGCAGCATGTGGGCCCGGGCGTGCGCCGGGTGCTCGGGTACGAACCCCACGAGATCGAAGGCCGCACGGCCGAGTCGTACTACCCGCACAGCTCCGACCGCGATGCCTTCAAGGCCGCCATTCTGGAAAAGGGCGAAGTCTCGGATTTTCCCGGCCAGATGGTGCGGCGCGACGGCGTGGTGATCGACATCTCGATCAGCAGCCATGCGCTGTACGACCAGTCTGGCAATTTTGCGGGGGTCGAAGGCGTGTACCGCGATGTGACCCAGCGCAAGAACCTGGAGCGCGAGCTGCAGCGCCTGGCCACCACCGACATGCTCACCGGCATCGCCAACCGCCGGGCGTTCCTCGAAGGCGCCGAAGCGATGTACGCGCGATGCCTGAGCCAGAACGCGCCGTTTGTGCTGCTGATGCTGGACGTGGACCACTTCAAGTCCGTCAACGACCGGTTCGGGCACCTGGAAGGCGACCGCACGCTGGCGGCGTTTGCCCAGGCCGTCAGGGCACAGCTGCGCCACGGCGACCTCCTGGGGCGGCTGGGTGGCGAAGAGTTTGGCGCCATGCTGCCCGACACCGATGTACATGGTGGCACCGAAGTGGCCTCGCGCATCCTGCAGGCCATTCGCGACCTGCAGATGGCCGACCTGCTGGGCAACGGCTACGGCATTACCGTGAGCGTGGGCCTGGGCACCGCCCACCCCAGCGACCGCAGCCTGCGTGACACCATGGACCGGGTGGACCAGGCCCTGTACACCGCCAAGCGCCGCGGCCGTGACCAGCTGGTGATGTTCGAGCCGCTGTAA
- a CDS encoding branched-chain amino acid ABC transporter permease produces MKRLCTRHARRAGLAALLLLLPLLLQSLGHHWVRVADTSLLYVMLALGLNVVVGYAGLLDLGYVAFYALGAYLAALLTSPHLTEHFAWIAELFPDGLHTPWWVTIPLAAALAAILGMLLGAPTLKLRGDYLAVVTLGFGEIVRLLVINMGHPVNITHGAQGLGLIAPVRILGVDLGQPMVVAGYEIASVTLYYYLFLALVLVTVVVCQRLQDSRIGRAWMAIRDDETAALSMGINTRNLKLLAFGVGASFGGVTGAMFAAFQGFVSPEAFSLNESVLIVAMVVFGGMGHIPGVILGAVLLTALPEVLRYLVGPLQTMTDGQLDAGVMRPLLIALAMIATMLWRSSGLWPAPDRPTQGAAPATGPDR; encoded by the coding sequence ATGAAAAGGCTCTGTACGCGGCATGCCAGGCGCGCCGGCCTGGCCGCACTGCTGCTCCTGCTGCCCTTGTTGCTGCAGAGCCTGGGCCACCACTGGGTACGTGTCGCAGACACCAGCCTGCTCTACGTGATGCTTGCGCTGGGCCTGAACGTCGTGGTGGGCTATGCGGGTCTGCTCGACCTGGGCTACGTCGCTTTCTATGCCCTTGGCGCCTACCTGGCTGCGCTGCTGACCTCGCCCCACCTGACCGAACACTTTGCCTGGATTGCGGAGCTGTTTCCGGACGGGCTTCACACGCCCTGGTGGGTCACCATCCCGCTGGCCGCGGCCCTGGCCGCCATTCTCGGCATGCTGCTGGGGGCGCCGACCCTGAAGCTGCGTGGCGACTACCTGGCGGTGGTGACGCTCGGCTTCGGCGAGATCGTGCGACTGCTCGTCATCAACATGGGTCACCCCGTCAACATCACCCACGGCGCCCAGGGGCTGGGACTGATCGCACCGGTGCGGATTCTGGGGGTGGACCTGGGCCAACCCATGGTGGTGGCAGGCTACGAAATCGCCTCGGTCACGCTTTACTACTACCTGTTCCTGGCGCTCGTCCTGGTCACGGTCGTGGTCTGCCAGCGACTTCAGGATTCCCGCATCGGCCGAGCATGGATGGCCATCCGGGACGATGAAACCGCGGCGCTGTCCATGGGAATCAACACCCGCAATCTCAAGCTGCTGGCTTTTGGCGTCGGGGCCAGTTTCGGCGGCGTCACTGGCGCCATGTTTGCTGCGTTCCAGGGCTTTGTCTCGCCCGAAGCCTTCAGTCTCAACGAGTCCGTGCTCATCGTTGCCATGGTGGTGTTTGGGGGCATGGGCCACATCCCGGGCGTCATCCTGGGTGCCGTGCTGCTCACGGCGCTCCCCGAAGTGCTGCGGTATCTGGTCGGTCCGTTGCAGACCATGACCGATGGGCAACTGGACGCGGGCGTGATGCGCCCTCTGCTGATTGCGCTGGCGATGATCGCCACCATGCTTTGGCGCTCCAGCGGGCTGTGGCCCGCCCCTGATCGTCCCACGCAGGGGGCCGCCCCCGCCACCGGGCCTGATCGTTGA
- a CDS encoding DEAD/DEAH box helicase — MPFSALGLSPALVHAASQAGFTAPTPVQAEAIPAILAGSDVRGAAQTGSGKTAAFALPLLQQLQLSATGGPRRVRALVLVPTRELAAQVGEVLRSLGQHLQQPLKVAIVFGGVSINPQMMGLRGGADIVVATPGRLLDLVEHNALRLGAVAHLVLDEADRLLDLGFAEELQRVLALLPAQRQNLFFSATFPDAVQALANSLLRNPVRVEVPHTPGNEPAIEQRAIAVDASRRTQLLRHLIQEHGWSRVLVFVATQYAAEHVAEKLYKAGIFASPFHGGLSQGARNQVLQEFKDERWQVVVTTDLAARGIDIAQLPAVVNYDLPRSAVDYVHRIGRTGRAGESGMAVSFVTPEAQAHFRLIEKRQHLALPLEQLPGFEPTEAAPPPSATDPQGTGGIKGRRPSKKDKLRAAQAAAGDTGTGAPAGNGAAPAAGGNTLR; from the coding sequence ATGCCCTTTTCCGCCCTCGGTCTGTCTCCTGCCCTTGTCCACGCTGCCAGCCAGGCCGGCTTTACGGCGCCCACGCCGGTCCAGGCAGAGGCCATCCCGGCCATCCTGGCAGGCTCGGATGTGCGGGGTGCGGCGCAGACGGGCTCTGGCAAGACGGCTGCCTTTGCGCTGCCGCTGCTGCAGCAGCTGCAGCTGAGTGCCACCGGCGGGCCGCGCCGCGTGCGCGCCCTGGTGCTGGTGCCCACGCGCGAACTGGCCGCCCAGGTGGGCGAGGTGCTGCGCAGCCTGGGCCAGCACCTGCAGCAGCCGCTGAAGGTGGCCATCGTCTTCGGCGGCGTCTCGATCAACCCGCAGATGATGGGCCTGCGCGGCGGCGCCGACATCGTGGTGGCCACCCCGGGCCGCCTGCTGGACCTGGTGGAGCACAACGCCCTGCGGCTGGGCGCCGTGGCCCACCTGGTGCTGGACGAGGCCGACCGCCTGCTCGACCTGGGCTTTGCCGAGGAACTGCAGCGCGTGCTGGCCCTGCTGCCCGCGCAACGGCAGAACCTGTTTTTCTCCGCCACCTTCCCTGACGCCGTGCAGGCCCTGGCCAACAGCCTGCTGCGCAACCCCGTGCGCGTGGAAGTGCCGCACACGCCCGGCAACGAGCCCGCCATCGAACAGCGCGCCATCGCCGTGGACGCCAGCCGGCGCACGCAGCTGCTGCGCCACCTGATCCAGGAGCACGGCTGGTCGCGCGTGCTGGTGTTTGTGGCCACGCAGTACGCGGCCGAGCATGTGGCTGAAAAGCTCTACAAGGCGGGCATCTTTGCCTCGCCCTTCCACGGCGGCCTGAGCCAGGGCGCGCGCAACCAGGTGCTGCAGGAGTTCAAGGACGAGCGCTGGCAGGTGGTGGTAACCACCGACCTGGCCGCGCGCGGAATCGACATTGCGCAATTGCCGGCAGTGGTCAACTACGACCTGCCCCGCTCGGCGGTGGACTACGTGCACCGCATCGGCCGCACAGGCCGGGCGGGCGAAAGCGGCATGGCCGTGAGCTTTGTCACGCCGGAGGCCCAGGCGCACTTTCGCCTGATTGAAAAGCGCCAGCATCTGGCCCTGCCGCTGGAACAGCTGCCGGGGTTTGAGCCGACCGAGGCCGCGCCACCCCCTTCGGCCACCGACCCGCAGGGCACCGGTGGCATCAAGGGCCGCAGACCCAGCAAGAAGGACAAGCTGCGGGCAGCGCAGGCCGCAGCGGGCGACACCGGCACGGGCGCCCCTGCCGGCAACGGGGCTGCGCCAGCGGCAGGCGGCAACACCCTCCGCTGA